A genomic window from Schistocerca serialis cubense isolate TAMUIC-IGC-003099 chromosome 4, iqSchSeri2.2, whole genome shotgun sequence includes:
- the LOC126474927 gene encoding uncharacterized protein LOC126474927, which translates to MALFAARVPRRMNRWHFAWVGKAMAAALVVWLVVATGVVRIEVPHSPLSLGAVANTTPSRVVFADSPTPVAAVKAAQETKNTVPPSVLYSAMKQVSNVPLDFWAKYSGKSLQLNKTCARFPSVLELDFNNLYWQRTVTSNGTVYLFSAYVDVRKQNKQAPTVRLIGMIDRIEPKTKLTCQLWFEGEKAPVFSQVYEYKYIWNAKWGNYKQGILQPYLISCKVPDSHKSKVPSVVSVVENQCDTATTSLRIIHEKPEKKKGFAVCVKGLDFRHADMTLRLVEWIELLGILGADKVYLYELQTHPNISRLLKYYEGTGQVDVKPLTLPAFQPNVHPLQHMYLTRKLVHKRQNEVIPYNDCLYRNMYKYDYIALLDTDEVIMPVKALDWHELMRSIKADATKSKQPDSYNVRNVYFFDDAKHAHGWFADIPPYMHMLQHVYRAKNFTKAGQFVKCFHDTERVLALHNHFPFHCLGTCHSFSVPTEAAQLQHYRKDCVNQLKNTCNDYRTNVLTDTTVWKYKEELIARTAAVLDAIDYTA; encoded by the coding sequence GAGGATGAACAGATGGCACTTTGCGTGGGTGGGCAAGGCGATGGCGGCGGCCCTGGTGGTGTGGCTGGTGGTGGCAACGGGCGTGGTGCGCATCGAAGTCCCGCACAGCCCCCTGTCGCTCGGCGCCGTCGCCAACACCACCCCGTCGCGCGTCGTCTTCGCCGACTCTCCGACGCCGGTCGCCGCCGTCAAAGCCGCGCAGGAAACGAAGAACACAGTACCGCCGAGTGTTCTGTACAGCGCTATGAAGCAAGTCTCCAACGTCCCTTTGGATTTCTGGGCCAAATACTCTGGCAAGTCGCTGCAGCTGAACAAGACGTGCGCCAGGTTTCCCAGTGTTCTCGAATTGGACTTCAACAACCTTTACTGGCAAAGGACTGTGACTAGCAACGGTACCGTGTACCTGTTCAGTGCTTACGTTGACGTTCGTAAACAAAACAAGCAAGCGCCGACCGTGCGGCTTATCGGTATGATCGACAGGATTGAacctaaaaccaaactgacctgTCAGCTCTGGTTCGAAGGGGAGAAGGCTCCAGTTTTCTCTCAAGTCTACGAGTACAAGTACATTTGGAACGCAAAGTGGGGCAACTACAAACAAGGCATCCTGCAGCCGTACCTGATCAGTTGCAAAGTGCCGGATTCTCACAAGTCTAAAGTGCCGTCAGTAGTATCCGTGGTAGAAAATCAGTGCGATACGGCCACGACCAGTCTGCGGATAATCCACGAGAAGCCGGAGAAGAAGAAGGGCTTTGCTGTGTGCGTCAAGGGGCTGGACTTCAGGCACGCAGACATGACCCTCCGCTTGGTCGAGTGGATCGAGTTGCTGGGCATCCTCGGAGCCGACAAGGTGTATCTGTACGAGCTGCAGACGCATCCCAACATAAGCCGCCTGCTGAAGTACTACGAAGGCACGGGACAAGTGGACGTGAAGCCCCTCACGCTGCCCGCTTTCCAGCCCAACGTACACCCGCTGCAGCACATGTACCTCACCAGAAAGCTCGTCCACAAGCGCCAGAACGAGGTCATACCGTACAACGACTGCCTGTACAGGAACATGTACAAGTACGACTACATAGCCCTGCTGGACACGGACGAGGTCATCATGCCCGTAAAGGCGCTCGACTGGCACGAACTGATGCGGTCGATCAAGGCTGACGCCACGAAGAGCAAACAGCCGGACTCTTACAACGTGCGCAACGTGTACTTCTTCGACGACGCGAAGCACGCGCACGGCTGGTTCGCAGACATCCCGCCCTACATGCACATGCTGCAGCACGTGTACCGCGCCAAGAACTTCACGAAGGCGGGCCAGTTCGTCAAGTGCTTCCACGACACGGAGAGGGTGCTGGCGCTCCACAACCACTTCCCGTTCCACTGCCTCGGCACCTGCCACTCGTTCTCCGTGCCGACGGAGGCGGCGCAGCTGCAGCACTACAGGAAGGACTGTGTGAACCAGTTGAAGAACACGTGCAACGACTACCGGACTAATGTGCTAACCGACACTACTGTTTGGAAGTACAAAGAGGAGCTGATTGCGAGGACTGCAGCTGTTCTCGACGCTATAGATTACACAGCGTAG